A stretch of DNA from Oscillospiraceae bacterium:
TCGTCCAGAAACCATTCCGCTGTCTTTTCCATCCGTAGGACAAGTTCATTGCCCTTGAAACAAAGGTTGATGCAGACATTGCCCAGATAGTCGTCGATGATGTCAACTTTGATGCGCAGCGTGTCCGGGCTGACCCAGGCCCCCGAAGCGGCGCAGCGGTAGGGCCGCCCGACCGGTTTCCCAATGGTCTCGCCGAAATAGTGCGTCTCCGGAAATCCGCCCAACACAAAATGCCCCAACCCGAAACGCAGTTGTTTATTACCGCGCTCGTTGGTGTAACAGAACACACCCTCATCGTCGGATAATTCGATTTTCAACCGCTTGATTCCCATCGGGTTTTTTTCCATTATATATTCAACGGAACCGATTTGACCGGAAAGCAATGAAGTTTTATCCCCCGGCACAACCGGAATACTTCGGTTCGAAGCATATTTCTCAAGTTCGGCATGCTCCGCCGGATTCTCCGCCAGCGCCGCTCCCGCCGGGTTGACAATATGTTTCCACAGAGCATTATAAATCGTCAGGTAACCAAGCTCGTTGCCCTGCGTATCTCCGGTACAGACAAACAGCAAATCCTTCTGCGGTATGCTGACCGCCAATTGGCTGCCCATTCCGATAAAGGAATACGAACCCTCGCGTGTCATCCAGACCTGATAACCGTATCCCTGCGACTGATCCGGCCGGTTATGTCCGTCGGTGCGGTTATCGATTTGTTTGGAGGTCGCCGCCCGGATATAGTCCGCCGGCAACAGCTGCTCACCCTCCCACAGACCGCCTTTCATCACTAATCGGGCAAACCGTGCCAAATCCATCGGAGTGCAGATGACCCCCGATGCCCCCCAGGAATAACCCTCCGGCGCTTTGATGCAAAAGGTATCTTCTGAAAACCCGATTCGGCTGAGCGCCTTTTTCTTGAGATATTCTAAAAATGTCATCCCGGTCAGCCGCTCGACGATGACGTCCAGTATGTAGGAGGCCGAGGAGTCATATTTGAACAGAGTACCTGCGGGGTGTGAAGTCGGCGTGTTGAAGAAGGTCGCGGCCCAGTCCTTTGCCCCAAGATAATAGGTGACGTCATCAAACGGTGTCGCCATGCGCAGCAGATCTCTGACCGTGGCATCAACGATATGGGGATGCACT
This window harbors:
- a CDS encoding serine hydrolase — translated: MKTFKKITPERAGLPSRNMMGFLRELDSAELAMHSVILMRGDRVFGEYYAAPFKAEDKHRMYSVSKTFVSMAIGALIGEGKLSLDDKIISFFSDKLPGQVHPHIVDATVRDLLRMATPFDDVTYYLGAKDWAATFFNTPTSHPAGTLFKYDSSASYILDVIVERLTGMTFLEYLKKKALSRIGFSEDTFCIKAPEGYSWGASGVICTPMDLARFARLVMKGGLWEGEQLLPADYIRAATSKQIDNRTDGHNRPDQSQGYGYQVWMTREGSYSFIGMGSQLAVSIPQKDLLFVCTGDTQGNELGYLTIYNALWKHIVNPAGAALAENPAEHAELEKYASNRSIPVVPGDKTSLLSGQIGSVEYIMEKNPMGIKRLKIELSDDEGVFCYTNERGNKQLRFGLGHFVLGGFPETHYFGETIGKPVGRPYRCAASGAWVSPDTLRIKVDIIDDYLGNVCINLCFKGNELVLRMEKTAEWFLDEYVGFASGRR